Proteins found in one Aethina tumida isolate Nest 87 chromosome 1, icAetTumi1.1, whole genome shotgun sequence genomic segment:
- the LOC109595766 gene encoding zinc finger X-linked protein ZXDB: MSMYKNDSMLSCVDLGESSSIDEELYAAANLMDKNQFEDWMDKGVDCFFTKTTSLDSPLSGLLMKDDITFPLSEEEPVKQSKKDVNIPNILRSQNSKINKNKNALTETPKKQLKSDILLQQQASFIEVTINDDVCTVYIKDSDENHIFLPHNLVVNRSNEHTAEDSQVFSRLDITSINLVPVAKMGVKETVPQINTNIGTKFFLCPLTECQEAFHHISSAKLHALRHLGIKPYICDIPGCSWKFYTSFKLQRHKETHSTRKMFLCTYDNCNRGFTTIYNLRCHKKVHEKPATLQCPVKDCPEVFQTEKERRSHCKQHSASEAPFKCHCNKSFFTQMALQTHTRCHTHKESDLTCEFANCGKTFHTPYRLKEHHRAHTGIRPYVCDYPDCTWRFATASKLRRHQGTHSKDRKFHCTIGNCNKSFVRSEHLRDHTLTHIGQRTFECESCNLTFSGKSAHHTHMKKCHPNKKKDSPVPSTSNSPASFDIPFVPFSKIDKSPSPQQSGDVLLEQAIQSLDTVNSSSDLSILSTSCLLPEELLENDVSFSTVNLRDLE, translated from the exons ATGTCGATGTACAAGAATGACAGTATGCTGTCGTGCGTTGATCTGGGTGAAAGTTCAAGCATAGATGAGGAACTGTACGCGGCAGCTAATTTGATGGACAAAAACCAATTTGAAGATTGGATGGACAAGGGGGTTGATTGTTTTTTCACCAAAACCACCTCACTTGATTCTCCGTTGTCTGGTCTACTCATGAAGGATGATATCACATTCCCTTTGTCTGAAGAGGAACCAGTAAAGCAGTCTAAGAAAGACGTCAATATTCCAAACATTTTAAGGTCACAAAACTCGAAGATTAATAAGAATAAGAATGCCCTAACTGAAACACCAAAAAAGCAATTGAAAAGTGATATATTGTTGCAGCAGCAAGCTTCTTTTATTGAAGTAACCATTAATGATGATGTATGCACAGTCTATATTAAGGACTCTGACGAGAACCACATCTTTTTGCCTCATAACCTtgtg gTGAATCGCTCAAATGAACACACAGCGGAGGATTCTCAGGTTTTCAGCAGACTAGATATTACATCAATAAACCTAGTACCTGTTGCAAAAATGGGCGTTAAAGAGACAGTTCCTCAGATAAACACAAATATAGGCACGAAATTTTTTTTGTGCCCATTGACCGAGTGTCAGGAGGCATTTCACCACATTTCAAGTGCAAAATTGCATGCACTAAGACATCTAGGCATAAAACCGTACATATGTGATATTCCAGGCTGTTCATGGAAATTTTATACGTCATTCAAGCTTCAAAGGCACAAGGAAACCCATTCTACAAGGAAAATGTTTTTGTGTACATACGATAATTGTAATAGAGGTTTTACAACTATTTATAACTTGAGGTGTCACAAAAAAGTGCATGAGAAACCGGCCACTTTACAATGCCCTGTCAAAGACTGTCCAGAAGTATTTCAAACTGAAAAAGAGAGAAGATCTCATTGTAAACAGCACAGTGCTTCTGAAGCACCATTTAAGTGCCACTGTAACAAATCATTTTTCACACAAATGGCACTTCAGACTCATACAAGGTGCCACACTCACAAAGAATCAGATCTTACCTGTGAATTTGCTAATTGTGGTAAAACATTCCACACCCCCTATCGGTTGAAAGAGCATCACAGAGCGCACACAGGCATCAGACCTTATGTATGTGATTATCCGGATTGTACTTGGCGATTTGCGACAGCTAGCAAACTGAGACGTCACCAGGGCACACACTCAAAAGACAGGAAGTTTCACTGCACCATCGGCAATTGCAACAAATCATTTGTCAGGTCTGAACACTTAAGGGATCACACCCTGACTCATATTGGTCAGAGGACTTTCGAATGTGAAT CTTGCAACTTGACTTTTAGTGGAAAGTCAGCCCATCACACCCACATGAAGAAGTGTCACCCCAACAAGAAGAAGGATTCGCCAGTACCCTCAACCTCAAACAGTCCAGCATCTTTTGATATACCTTTTGTACCATTTTCAAAGATAGATAAGTCACCTTCTCCACAACAGTCTGGAGACGTCCTCCTGGAACAGGCTATTCAGAGTTTGGACACTGTCAACAGCTCTTCTGATTTATCTATCTTGAGTACATCTTGTCTTTTGCCAGAGGAATTGTTGGAGAATGACGTTAGCTTTTCTACAGTTAATTTAAGAGATCTTGAGTAA
- the LOC109604886 gene encoding zinc finger protein 706-like, which translates to MARGQQKIQSQAKAAEKAAKAKKQQGHSANDQKKAAQKALVHVCAVCKAQMPDPKTYKQHFENKHPKNEVPVELKDV; encoded by the exons atggCCAGAGGACAACAGAAGATTCAATCGCAAGCGAAAGCCGCCGAAAAGGCTGCAAAAGCCAAAAAGCAACAGGGCCATAGTGCTAATGATCAAAAAAAGGCTGCTCAAAAAGCATTGGTACATGTTTGTGCAGTTTGTAAG GCCCAAATGCCAGATCCAAAGACCTACAAACagcattttgaaaataaacatcCCAAGAACGAAGTGCCTGTAGAGCTGAAAGACGTGTAA
- the LOC109608506 gene encoding guanylate kinase, with protein sequence MTTSTIKQPKPVVLFGPSGAGKSTLLKRLLNDFSNKFGFSISHTTRKPRNGEVDGEHYHFTTIEQMEKDIADGKFIESAKFGNNLYGTSIKAVQDVRNKGLVCILDIDVQGVIQVKKTDLNPFYIFIQPPSLEILRDRLIGRGTETEESLKQRLEIAQKELVYGLTPNNADLILINDDLETTYEQLKTFIEQNVLL encoded by the exons ATGACAACATCAACAATTAAACAGCCGAAACCAGTTGTACTGTTTGGACCATCTGGAGCGGGTAAATCAACGTTGTTAAAGAGACTTTTGAAtgatttttccaataaatttgGCTTTAGCATAAGTCATACTACCAGAAAACCAAGAAATGGGGAAGTGGATGGGGAACATTACCATTTTACCACCATCGAACAGATGGAGAAGGACATAGCTGatggaaaatttattgaaagtgCTAAATTTGGAAACAACTTATATGGTACCAGCATTAAAGCTGTGCAGGATGTTAGAAATAAAGGACTG GTTTGTATTTTAGACATTGATGTGCAAGGAGTGATACAAGTGAAGAAAACTGATTTAAACcccttttatatatttattcaaccaCCTTCTCTGGAGATTTTAAGAGATCGATTGATTGGACGTGGCACTGAAACTGAAGAAAGCTTGAAACAGAGATTAGAGATTGCACAGAAAGAGCTGGTATATGGTCTTACACCTAATAATGCAGATCTGATACTTATCAATGACGATTTAGAAACTACTTATgaacaattgaaaactttcattgaacaaaatgttttactttaa
- the LOC109604985 gene encoding GILT-like protein 1: MNHRYKILVVIIFLFILFRIFRLYSPVNFQNELNEQKAVNDLVKVTVYYEALCPDSKFFILHQLVPAYKSLRKFLILDLVPYGKAETLEEDGHLEFRCQHDVVECYANKVHSCVINQVKEPQTQLQYIACMIDDNTRPDVVGQRCGEDLNISFDNIKACARGDEGSLLLKANGERTHSLSPSVKFIPTIELNESQNIIPQTLILKNFLKAVCQLLKIKPDKCVY; this comes from the exons ATGAATCATAGATACAAAATCTTAGtggttataatatttttatttattttgtttagaatctttagactTTATTCAcctgtaaattttcaaaatgagCTAAATGAACAAAAAGCCGTAAACGATCTCGTTAAAGTAACTGTATATTATGAAGCACTTTGTCCAGACTCGAAGTTCTTCATTCTGCATCAGCTCGTACCTGCTTACAAGAGTTTAAGAAAGTTCTTAATTCTTGATCTTGTGCCATATGGAAAAGCAGAG ACATTGGAAGAAGATGGACATCTAGAGTTTAGGTGTCAACATGATGTGGTGGAATGCTATGCAAACAAAGTACACTCATGTGTCATAAACCAAGTAAAAGAACCGCAAACACAACTACAATACATTGCTTGTATGATTGATGACAACACAAGACCTGACGTTGTTGGGCAGAGA TGTGGAGAAGACTTGAACATATCATTCGATAACATAAAAGCCTGTGCCAGAGGTGATGAGGGTTCGTTGTTGTTGAAAGCAAATGGTGAACGGACACATTCTTTGTCCCCTTCTGTGAAGTTTATACCCActattgaattaaatgaaaGCCAAAATATTATACCTCAAacgttgatattaaaaaattttcttaaagctGTATGTCAGCTTTTGAAAATCAAACCAGATAAATGTGTGTATTAA
- the LOC109597650 gene encoding uncharacterized protein LOC109597650, with the protein MAVVNSCWGPCLWTDNLKSGCRAIAYYTVAMSIVLITFIIFDMCGGDSTQLYNPLFEADVRFSMQVIGGCLIAYFLLLIGFSVLLCFGINAMNRGMMLPWLIMFGIACLFQLVFGLWLIGGYYIYLDAVLYAFVDWCWMAYNCYCWIVVYSQYQIFTDMQSPNIELLWP; encoded by the exons ATGGCGGTGGTGAACTCGTGCTGGGGTCCATGTCTATGGACGGACAATTTAAAATCGGGATGCAGAGCAATCGCATATTACACAGTGGCGATGAGCATCGTTTTaatcacatttattatattcgatATGTGTGGAGGAGATTCGACGCAACTCTATAACCCGTTGTTCGAAGCAGATGTAAGATTTT CTATGCAAGTAATTGGGGGGTGTCTGATCGCTTATTTCCTCCTGTTGATTGGTTTTTCTGTGCTGTTATGTTTTGGCATAAATGCAATGAATCGAGGAATGATGTTACCATGGCTAATTATGTTCGGCATAGCTTGTCTATTCCAGCTTGTATTTGGGCTGTGGCTAATAGGAGGCTATTACATTTAT CTTGATGCGGTCCTCTATGCCTTCGTTGACTGGTGTTGGATGGCATATAAT TGTTACTGCTGGATAGTGGTGTACTCACAATACCAAATCTTCACAGACATGCAATCTCCAAATATTGAACTTCTGTGgccttaa